One region of Chryseobacterium sp. C-71 genomic DNA includes:
- a CDS encoding glycosyltransferase, which produces MGKRYNVVLNYQYDENWIGGTYYIQNLIHALQTLKDEDKPFLHIKSTPHAVENLQELTSYPYLKAFNPYSNIGKIKRAINIISKKIAKKNIYSLYKNFDAVFPAGFSESNNIKSKIFWIPDFQEKYLPHFFSEEEIKNRENACQLIRQTDEYLIFSSEDAKKDFNTFYPQGKPEQFVLNFATYHRNVNLPSKEFVLEKFDITTEYFLCSNQFWVHKNHLIILKAIALLKNEGLNINVIFTGKENDYRNPDYFSDLKRQISTLEIEENVKFLGFIDRDEQIVLLKNCKAIIQPSLFEGWSTVNEDAKAENVFILASSLNVNIEQTKNYPNYRIFDPYDENSLANEIKKDNFVNVNIDYTKDITKFGEKFIEILKTVISKK; this is translated from the coding sequence ATGGGCAAAAGATATAATGTAGTTCTAAATTATCAGTATGATGAAAATTGGATTGGAGGAACTTACTACATACAAAATCTAATTCATGCGCTTCAAACTTTAAAAGATGAAGACAAACCCTTTTTGCATATAAAATCTACACCCCACGCTGTTGAAAATCTTCAAGAATTAACCTCTTATCCTTATTTAAAAGCATTTAACCCCTATTCAAATATTGGTAAAATAAAACGTGCCATTAATATTATTTCAAAAAAAATAGCTAAAAAAAATATCTATAGTCTTTACAAGAATTTTGATGCCGTATTTCCTGCAGGTTTTTCAGAAAGCAATAATATTAAAAGTAAAATCTTTTGGATTCCCGATTTTCAGGAAAAATATTTACCTCATTTTTTTTCTGAAGAAGAAATAAAAAACAGAGAGAATGCTTGTCAATTGATTCGACAAACAGATGAATACTTGATATTCAGCAGTGAAGATGCAAAAAAAGATTTCAACACTTTTTATCCTCAAGGAAAGCCTGAACAATTTGTTCTAAATTTTGCGACTTATCATCGTAATGTAAATCTACCATCAAAAGAATTTGTTTTAGAAAAATTTGACATAACAACAGAGTATTTTCTTTGTAGTAACCAATTTTGGGTTCATAAAAACCATCTTATAATTCTTAAAGCCATCGCTTTATTAAAAAACGAAGGATTAAACATCAATGTAATATTTACTGGTAAAGAAAATGATTACAGAAATCCTGACTACTTTTCAGATTTGAAAAGGCAGATAAGCACTCTTGAAATTGAAGAGAATGTAAAGTTTTTAGGTTTTATTGATAGGGATGAGCAAATCGTTTTACTGAAAAACTGTAAAGCAATCATTCAGCCTTCATTATTTGAAGGATGGAGTACTGTAAATGAAGATGCAAAGGCAGAAAATGTTTTTATACTTGCATCAAGTCTTAATGTAAATATTGAGCAAACTAAAAACTATCCTAACTACAGAATTTTTGACCCTTATGATGAGAATAGCCTAGCGAATGAAATTAAAAAAGATAATTTTGTAAATGTTAATATTGATTATACAAAAGACATTACAAAATTCGGTGAGAAATTTATAGAAATTTTAAAAACCGTTATTTCAAAAAAATGA
- a CDS encoding NAD(P)-dependent oxidoreductase yields MKILIIGSKGFIGSHAYHYFSRKHPETFGADVSVDYADNNYFNIDSTNSDYNDIFENHQFDVCINCSGAASVPDSLVHRLRDFTLNAQNVFKILDAIKKNNPLCKFINLSSAAVYGNPTNLPIKECDAISPVSPYGFHKKIAEEILEEFHQLFQISCCSLRIFSAYGVGLQKQLLWDISQKVKFQKDIELYGTGRETRDFINVEDILQSIELVIHNGDFNADVYNIANGVQVKIKDIAELILKELDFKGNLSFSGHEREGDPLYWVADITKLKTLGYTQQISIKEGITKYVQWAKDIM; encoded by the coding sequence ATGAAAATATTAATAATTGGTTCTAAAGGCTTTATAGGAAGCCATGCATATCACTATTTTTCTCGGAAACACCCAGAAACTTTTGGTGCAGATGTTTCTGTGGATTATGCAGATAATAATTATTTTAATATTGACAGTACCAATAGTGATTATAATGATATTTTCGAAAACCACCAATTTGATGTCTGCATCAATTGTAGTGGCGCAGCAAGTGTTCCAGATTCTTTAGTTCATCGTCTAAGAGATTTTACACTAAATGCACAGAATGTTTTTAAAATTTTAGATGCTATAAAAAAAAACAATCCACTGTGCAAATTTATTAATCTTTCTAGTGCTGCGGTTTATGGCAACCCAACAAACCTTCCTATTAAAGAATGTGATGCCATTTCACCAGTTTCACCTTATGGCTTTCACAAAAAAATAGCAGAAGAAATTTTAGAAGAATTTCATCAGTTATTTCAGATAAGCTGTTGCTCCCTAAGAATATTTTCTGCTTATGGTGTTGGCTTACAAAAACAACTTTTATGGGATATTTCGCAAAAGGTAAAATTTCAGAAAGATATAGAACTCTATGGAACAGGCAGAGAAACTCGAGACTTTATCAATGTAGAAGACATTTTACAATCTATTGAATTGGTAATACACAATGGAGATTTTAATGCTGATGTTTATAATATTGCGAATGGTGTACAAGTAAAAATAAAGGATATTGCAGAACTTATCCTCAAAGAATTAGACTTTAAAGGAAACCTCTCGTTTTCTGGTCATGAAAGAGAAGGCGATCCCTTGTATTGGGTCGCTGATATTACTAAGTTAAAAACTTTAGGATATACTCAACAGATAAGTATTAAAGAAGGTATTACAAAATATGTACAATGGGCAAAAGATATAATGTAG
- a CDS encoding bifunctional 2-polyprenyl-6-hydroxyphenol methylase/3-demethylubiquinol 3-O-methyltransferase UbiG has translation MKDKMTWEETIRYIRTQPEFQFLVEKAYFEEDLPINVVRYRQEAEYKETLNKIRKYAPNAKKILDIGSGNGITCVSFALEGYEVTTVEPDPSDTVGAGAIRKLKLHYGLENLTVHEAFAEEIKFNDEEFDIVFARQCMHHAYDLQKFVGEMSRVVKKGGMFFTVRDHVIFNENDKQWFLENHPLQKYYGGENAFTPEEYKNAIKKSNLEIIEELNFFDSEINFFPQTQEEIDRKKQLIVKSIKGYRFLKFFPEIIRERVKKKLSEFETQIPGRMYSYIAIKK, from the coding sequence ATGAAAGATAAAATGACTTGGGAAGAAACTATACGATATATCAGAACTCAGCCGGAATTTCAATTCTTGGTGGAGAAAGCTTATTTTGAAGAAGATCTTCCAATCAATGTAGTGCGTTATAGACAAGAAGCCGAATACAAGGAGACCTTAAATAAAATTAGGAAATATGCTCCCAATGCAAAAAAAATATTAGACATCGGTAGCGGAAATGGTATCACATGTGTTTCTTTTGCATTAGAAGGATATGAAGTCACTACTGTAGAACCCGATCCTAGCGACACTGTTGGTGCAGGTGCCATAAGAAAACTTAAGCTACATTATGGTCTAGAAAACCTTACTGTGCATGAAGCATTTGCAGAAGAAATTAAATTTAATGATGAAGAATTTGATATCGTATTTGCTAGACAATGTATGCATCACGCTTATGATTTGCAAAAATTTGTAGGTGAAATGAGCAGAGTTGTAAAGAAAGGAGGAATGTTTTTCACAGTAAGAGACCATGTTATCTTTAATGAAAATGATAAGCAATGGTTTTTAGAAAATCATCCATTACAAAAATATTATGGCGGTGAAAATGCATTTACTCCAGAAGAATACAAAAATGCAATTAAGAAATCTAACTTAGAAATTATAGAAGAATTGAACTTTTTTGATTCGGAGATAAATTTTTTTCCGCAAACTCAAGAAGAGATAGATAGAAAAAAACAGCTGATAGTAAAGTCGATAAAAGGATATCGATTTTTAAAATTTTTTCCTGAAATCATCAGGGAGAGAGTCAAGAAAAAATTATCTGAATTTGAAACTCAAATTCCGGGAAGAATGTATTCTTATATCGCAATTAAAAAATGA
- a CDS encoding methyltransferase domain-containing protein, which yields MEINQKNMFNIFKKKTEVVPSQKTTDEKIAQYLKSGKNAWSEGYVEYKEKSIISALDNITLKTELISLKLSDNFGEGLDERIIEYPWIFANLKQLEGKEILDAGSTFNFDFILKQEILMKNKITIATYAPESPNYNHLGISYVYTDLRETPFKDMFFDTVVSHSTIEHIDMDNSIYGYDITHIEEEKKSYEYLLAIKEYLRILKSGGQLLLTFPFGKFENHGFFQQFDSEMLERIIEILNPYGEIDSTFFQYKNKGWKFTTENDCANVVSFNPHTGKGKGDDGAAHCRSVCCINFIKK from the coding sequence GTGGAAATAAATCAAAAAAATATGTTTAATATATTTAAAAAAAAAACAGAAGTGGTTCCTAGTCAAAAAACTACGGACGAGAAAATAGCGCAATATTTAAAATCAGGTAAAAATGCTTGGTCTGAAGGTTATGTAGAGTATAAAGAAAAATCGATCATTAGTGCTTTAGATAATATTACATTAAAAACCGAATTGATATCACTCAAACTATCTGACAATTTTGGAGAAGGTTTAGACGAAAGAATAATTGAATACCCATGGATTTTTGCGAATCTTAAGCAATTGGAAGGTAAAGAAATTCTTGATGCAGGATCAACATTTAATTTTGATTTTATTTTGAAGCAGGAAATTTTAATGAAGAATAAAATTACAATAGCAACATATGCTCCTGAATCTCCAAATTATAATCACTTAGGAATTTCTTATGTATACACTGATTTGAGAGAAACTCCATTTAAGGATATGTTTTTTGACACTGTTGTTTCTCATTCTACAATAGAACATATTGATATGGACAATTCAATTTATGGTTATGACATTACACATATTGAAGAAGAAAAAAAATCTTACGAATATTTATTAGCAATCAAAGAGTATTTACGAATACTCAAATCAGGCGGTCAGTTACTTCTCACATTTCCATTTGGAAAATTTGAAAACCATGGTTTTTTTCAACAATTTGATTCGGAGATGTTGGAAAGAATTATTGAAATTTTAAATCCATACGGTGAAATAGATTCTACTTTTTTTCAATACAAAAATAAAGGCTGGAAATTTACAACGGAAAATGATTGTGCAAATGTCGTTTCGTTCAATCCTCATACTGGAAAAGGTAAGGGAGATGATGGTGCAGCTCACTGCAGAAGTGTTTGTTGTATAAATTTTATTAAGAAATAA
- a CDS encoding ABC transporter ATP-binding protein — protein sequence MLALKAENISKQYRLGQVGTGTISHDLNRFWHKVRGKEDPYLQIGEANDRATKGDSEYVWSLRDINFEIEQGDAVGIIGRNGAGKSTLLKLLSKVTKPTTGKIYTNGRIASLLEVGTGFHPEMTGRENVFLNGAILGMTRKEIKRKFDEIVDFSGVERYIDTPVKRYSSGMYVRLAFAVAAHLESEILIVDEVLAVGDAEFQKKCLGKMGDVTKGEGRTILFVSHNLAAVNTLCNKGMVLEQGKLIYNGMIKGAMDSYVSSGNSSTNIYISDSQDENDIKEIKIVNEQNQLSSNFYFNETITVRILFLIDDEYVDDTEIGIRVTDQKERVVFTTQKKVSLFEKKDDGLYDVECIIPKSILVPNSYKLLVALHVPNKKLLSIKEDIVTFSIEETGTDFHLYNGADYGCVFVNCSWK from the coding sequence ATGCTTGCATTAAAGGCAGAAAATATATCAAAACAATACAGGCTCGGGCAGGTGGGAACGGGAACAATCTCCCATGACCTCAACCGTTTCTGGCATAAGGTACGTGGCAAAGAAGATCCTTATTTACAAATAGGTGAGGCCAATGACAGAGCTACAAAAGGTGATTCTGAATACGTATGGTCACTCCGTGACATCAATTTTGAAATTGAGCAGGGTGATGCCGTAGGTATTATCGGCAGAAACGGAGCCGGAAAATCTACCCTTCTGAAGCTCCTCAGTAAAGTAACCAAACCTACTACAGGAAAAATCTATACCAATGGCCGTATCGCTTCTCTCTTGGAAGTAGGAACAGGATTTCACCCTGAAATGACAGGCCGTGAAAACGTCTTTCTTAATGGTGCTATTCTTGGCATGACCCGAAAAGAAATTAAAAGAAAATTTGATGAGATTGTTGATTTTTCAGGGGTAGAAAGGTATATAGACACTCCAGTAAAAAGATACTCTTCGGGAATGTATGTACGTTTAGCATTTGCTGTTGCCGCTCACTTAGAATCCGAAATTCTTATCGTGGATGAAGTTCTGGCAGTAGGTGATGCTGAGTTTCAGAAGAAATGTCTTGGGAAAATGGGCGATGTTACTAAAGGAGAGGGAAGAACGATTTTGTTTGTAAGTCATAATTTGGCGGCCGTAAATACTCTTTGTAATAAAGGGATGGTATTAGAGCAAGGTAAACTTATCTACAACGGAATGATAAAAGGCGCTATGGATTCTTATGTTTCATCTGGAAATAGCTCCACCAACATTTATATTTCAGATTCTCAGGATGAAAATGATATAAAAGAAATAAAAATTGTAAACGAACAGAACCAACTTTCCAGCAATTTTTATTTCAATGAAACTATTACTGTACGTATATTATTTCTAATTGATGATGAATATGTAGATGATACCGAGATCGGAATAAGAGTCACAGACCAGAAAGAAAGAGTTGTCTTTACTACTCAAAAGAAAGTTTCATTATTTGAAAAAAAAGATGATGGATTGTATGATGTAGAATGTATCATTCCTAAAAGTATATTAGTACCAAATTCTTATAAACTCCTAGTAGCTCTTCATGTTCCAAATAAAAAACTATTGTCCATTAAGGAAGATATTGTTACTTTTTCTATCGAGGAAACAGGTACAGATTTTCATTTATATAATGGTGCGGATTATGGTTGCGTATTTGTAAATTGTTCGTGGAAATAA
- a CDS encoding ABC transporter permease — protein sequence MNEPQQKWTETIEDSHSLFDLKLKEVWRYKDLVYMFVKRDFVAGFKQTILGPLWFFINPILTTIVFLIVFSKIANLSTDGAPPLLFYLAGVTLWNYFSSSLTGTSYTFSGNAGIFGKVYFPRLVTPISIVISNLMRFGVQMLLFIIIWAYYLAKGEVNPNWWILATPFLIVLMALFALGVGMIFSALTTKYKDLNMLLGFGVSLYMYATPVIYPSSSLTGIFKTLSYYNPLTGVFECFKYAWMGVGSFSATMLGISTVIILTLLAIGTVIFNKVEKTFMDTV from the coding sequence ATGAACGAACCACAACAAAAGTGGACAGAAACTATTGAAGACAGTCATTCATTATTTGATCTAAAACTCAAAGAAGTATGGCGATACAAAGACCTTGTTTACATGTTTGTAAAAAGAGATTTTGTAGCAGGTTTCAAGCAAACCATTCTAGGACCGCTTTGGTTTTTTATCAACCCAATTCTTACAACAATTGTATTCCTTATTGTTTTCAGTAAAATAGCCAATCTTTCTACCGACGGGGCACCGCCACTGCTCTTTTATCTTGCAGGTGTCACGCTGTGGAACTATTTTTCAAGTTCGCTTACCGGAACCTCTTATACCTTTTCAGGAAATGCCGGGATCTTTGGAAAAGTGTACTTCCCGAGGCTGGTCACTCCCATTTCCATTGTAATTTCAAATCTGATGCGTTTTGGTGTCCAGATGCTTTTATTTATCATCATCTGGGCTTATTATCTGGCAAAAGGAGAAGTAAATCCTAACTGGTGGATTCTAGCAACACCTTTTCTTATTGTTCTGATGGCACTGTTTGCCCTAGGTGTAGGAATGATTTTCTCGGCATTGACCACCAAGTATAAAGATCTCAATATGCTTTTAGGATTTGGGGTAAGTTTGTATATGTACGCTACACCTGTTATTTATCCGTCGTCATCACTTACAGGGATATTCAAAACACTGTCTTATTATAACCCGCTGACCGGAGTTTTTGAATGTTTTAAATATGCCTGGATGGGCGTGGGAAGCTTTTCAGCAACGATGCTTGGGATAAGCACTGTCATTATCTTAACTCTCTTAGCCATCGGCACTGTGATCTTCAACAAGGTGGAGAAAACATTTATGGACACAGTTTAA
- the rfbA gene encoding glucose-1-phosphate thymidylyltransferase RfbA: protein MKGIILAGGSGTRLYPLTIAVSKQLMPVYDKPMIYYPLSTLLLAGIKDILIITTPHDQAGFIKLLGDGSQIGCNIEYIVQPSPDGLAQAFILGDQFIGNDSAALVLGDNIFYGSEMGTLLKNKTNPDGGVVFAYHVADPERYGVVEFDKNLKAVSIEEKPIHPKSNYAVPGLYFYDNEVVEIAKNIQPSPRGELEITDINNVYLQKGKLEVGVLDRGTAWLDTGTFDSLNDASEFVRVIEKRQDFKIGCIEEIAFRNGFINEEKLLETALKYGKSGYGEYLKKLVL from the coding sequence ATGAAAGGAATAATATTAGCCGGAGGATCTGGAACAAGACTCTACCCTCTTACAATTGCAGTAAGCAAGCAGCTAATGCCGGTTTACGACAAGCCAATGATTTATTATCCGCTATCAACTCTATTGCTTGCAGGGATTAAAGATATTTTGATCATCACCACACCACATGATCAAGCTGGCTTTATCAAGCTTTTGGGTGACGGTTCTCAAATTGGGTGTAACATCGAGTATATAGTTCAACCAAGTCCGGATGGCCTTGCTCAGGCTTTTATTCTGGGAGATCAATTCATCGGTAACGATTCTGCAGCATTGGTTTTAGGAGATAATATTTTCTATGGTTCGGAAATGGGGACTTTACTGAAAAACAAAACCAATCCTGATGGAGGTGTTGTTTTTGCCTACCACGTTGCCGATCCTGAGAGATATGGTGTTGTGGAATTTGATAAAAATCTGAAGGCCGTTTCTATTGAAGAAAAACCTATTCATCCAAAATCAAATTATGCTGTCCCGGGACTGTATTTTTACGATAATGAAGTGGTAGAAATCGCTAAAAACATTCAGCCGTCCCCAAGAGGCGAACTGGAAATCACCGACATCAACAATGTCTATTTACAGAAAGGCAAACTGGAAGTTGGAGTTCTTGACAGAGGAACTGCCTGGTTAGACACAGGAACATTCGATTCTCTGAACGACGCTTCAGAATTCGTAAGGGTCATTGAAAAAAGACAGGATTTCAAAATAGGATGTATTGAGGAAATTGCTTTCAGAAACGGGTTCATCAATGAAGAAAAACTGCTTGAAACTGCTCTAAAATATGGCAAAAGCGGATACGGTGAATATTTGAAAAAACTGGTTTTGTAA
- a CDS encoding T9SS type A sorting domain-containing protein: MKKKIFLLLTFLTINLNAQVTDVLTTGLTDPAGLAISGNTLFIAESFGADKISKIDISSASPTKIDVVSGLSGPDGLAINGNTLYIAETNADRISKIDISSATPIVETVITNVLEPTGIVIDGNYLYIAEYNANKISKLNLTTLVKTDYLTGISGPTGLVISNNILYFSDFDTNVISKVDLTAAMPVITQLSSGFDEPASLNLVGSELYIANYGSGKLSKMNITNQVVSDVAPNLGGVYGLVNNGAFLFLSQRDTNKISKISLPNLSTVNFDIENQASVYPNPVSNYLTLKNVLVNSNITISDFNGRIIKQFIYQKPTIDLQSLEKGIYFLTINKNKTIKFIKN, from the coding sequence ATGAAAAAAAAAATATTTCTTTTACTTACATTCCTAACAATTAATTTAAACGCTCAGGTAACAGATGTGTTAACTACTGGTTTGACTGACCCTGCGGGTCTTGCAATTTCCGGAAATACATTATTTATTGCAGAATCTTTTGGGGCAGATAAAATTTCCAAAATAGATATTTCTTCTGCTTCCCCCACAAAAATTGATGTTGTTTCTGGGCTATCAGGTCCAGATGGTTTGGCTATTAACGGAAATACTTTATATATTGCAGAAACGAATGCTGATAGAATTTCAAAGATCGACATTTCTTCTGCAACACCTATTGTAGAAACTGTCATCACAAACGTACTAGAACCCACAGGCATTGTAATTGATGGTAACTATTTATACATTGCTGAATACAATGCTAATAAGATTTCTAAATTAAACCTAACAACTTTAGTAAAGACAGATTATTTAACAGGTATATCTGGACCAACAGGATTAGTAATCAGCAATAATATTCTTTATTTTTCTGATTTTGACACAAACGTTATTTCAAAAGTTGACTTAACTGCAGCCATGCCTGTAATTACTCAATTGAGTAGCGGATTTGATGAACCCGCATCTTTGAATTTAGTAGGTTCAGAATTATACATTGCTAATTATGGATCCGGAAAATTGTCTAAAATGAATATTACAAATCAAGTAGTGAGTGATGTCGCTCCTAATTTAGGTGGTGTTTATGGTTTAGTGAACAACGGAGCATTTCTTTTTCTATCACAGCGAGACACAAATAAAATATCAAAAATAAGCCTTCCAAATTTATCAACTGTAAATTTTGACATTGAAAATCAAGCTTCAGTTTATCCCAATCCTGTTTCAAATTATTTAACTCTGAAAAATGTTTTGGTAAATAGCAATATCACAATTTCAGATTTTAATGGTAGAATTATTAAACAATTTATATATCAAAAACCTACGATTGACTTACAAAGTCTAGAAAAAGGAATTTACTTTTTGACCATAAATAAAAATAAAACGATAAAATTTATAAAGAACTAA
- the rfbB gene encoding dTDP-glucose 4,6-dehydratase, with protein MKNIIITGGAGFIGSHVVREFVKNNPDSTIINLDALTYAGNLENLKDIENEPNYVFEKADITKPEELRKVFEKYNPDAIVHLAAESHVDRSITDPNAFINTNVNGTANLLNLCIEFWTLNPDHTHGRFPNEPRQNLFYHVSTDEVYGSLGETGFFLETTPYDPQSPYSASKAASDHLVRAYGNTYGMPFILSNCSNNYGPNHFPEKLIPLCISNIINEKPLPIYGDGKYTRDWLFVIDHAKAIHQIFNESKTGETYNIGGFNEWQNIDLVKELIKQMDEKLGNPAGHSEKLITYVKDRPGHDKRYAIDATKLNKDLGWKPSVTFEQGLGKTIDWFLENKEWLENVTSGDYQKYYASQYTNDSN; from the coding sequence ATGAAAAACATTATCATCACAGGCGGAGCAGGATTTATAGGCTCGCACGTTGTAAGAGAATTTGTTAAAAATAATCCTGATTCAACAATCATCAATCTTGATGCTTTGACGTACGCCGGAAACCTTGAGAATTTAAAAGATATCGAAAACGAACCTAATTACGTTTTCGAAAAAGCAGACATTACAAAACCTGAAGAATTAAGAAAGGTTTTTGAAAAATACAACCCAGACGCTATTGTTCATTTGGCAGCAGAAAGTCATGTTGACAGAAGCATCACAGATCCCAATGCTTTCATTAACACGAATGTAAACGGAACTGCAAATCTTTTGAATCTTTGTATCGAATTCTGGACATTAAATCCAGATCACACTCACGGAAGATTTCCAAATGAGCCAAGACAAAACTTATTTTACCATGTTTCAACCGATGAAGTTTACGGAAGTTTAGGCGAAACAGGTTTTTTTCTTGAAACAACTCCTTACGACCCGCAATCTCCGTATTCTGCAAGTAAAGCAGCTTCTGACCACTTGGTAAGAGCTTACGGAAATACATATGGAATGCCATTCATTCTGTCAAATTGCTCTAACAATTACGGCCCGAATCACTTCCCTGAGAAATTGATCCCGCTTTGTATTTCTAACATCATCAATGAAAAACCATTGCCAATTTATGGTGACGGAAAATATACAAGAGATTGGTTATTTGTCATAGATCATGCAAAAGCGATTCATCAGATTTTTAATGAATCAAAAACCGGAGAAACATATAACATCGGAGGCTTCAATGAGTGGCAGAATATTGATTTAGTGAAAGAGTTAATTAAGCAGATGGATGAAAAGCTTGGTAATCCGGCAGGACATTCAGAAAAATTAATTACTTATGTAAAAGACAGACCGGGTCACGATAAGCGTTACGCAATTGATGCTACAAAACTGAATAAAGATCTTGGCTGGAAACCGTCTGTTACTTTTGAGCAAGGTTTAGGAAAAACTATTGATTGGTTTTTAGAAAATAAAGAATGGCTGGAGAATGTAACGAGCGGAGATTATCAGAAATATTATGCTTCGCAGTATACGAATGACTCGAATTAA
- a CDS encoding UDP-glucose/GDP-mannose dehydrogenase family protein: MNITIVGTGYVGLVTGTTLAELGNSVYCVDIDEKKVTDMKNGIVPIYEPNLEEMFLRNIQAERLFFTTNLKEALDKSEVIYLALPTPPGEDGSADLSYVLKVANDIGEMMTEYKVIVNKSTVPVGTADRVSEVIASKTQISFDVVSNPEFLREGFAVEDSMNPARVVVGSSSDKAKDIMAQIYQPFTNTGIPIIFMDEKSSELTKYASNSFLAVKITFMNEIANYCEKVGADVDKVRLGMGSDDRIGNRFLFPGIGYGGSCFPKDVKALIRSGKDEDFNFQILEATENVNISQKVILVSEIEKYFNGNLEGKTIAVWGLAFKANTDDIREASSLDNIDLLLKKGAKVVAYDTIAEKNVQKILGDKIQYAKTMYEALENADALFIATEWPEFKNPNFKLMAEKMNNKVIFDGRNMYPLETPQQNGFYYKSIGRKTVQQEPSNK, encoded by the coding sequence TTGAATATAACGATAGTAGGAACAGGCTATGTAGGATTGGTGACAGGAACTACCCTTGCAGAACTTGGAAATTCTGTATACTGTGTTGATATCGATGAAAAGAAAGTAACGGACATGAAAAACGGCATTGTGCCTATTTATGAGCCGAATCTTGAAGAAATGTTCCTCAGAAACATACAGGCGGAAAGACTTTTTTTTACAACTAATTTAAAAGAAGCTTTAGATAAAAGTGAAGTGATCTATCTTGCATTGCCGACGCCTCCTGGAGAAGACGGTTCTGCAGATCTCTCTTACGTTTTGAAAGTTGCCAATGACATTGGTGAAATGATGACTGAATATAAAGTTATCGTTAATAAAAGTACCGTACCTGTAGGAACCGCAGACCGAGTATCTGAGGTCATTGCTTCAAAAACCCAAATTTCTTTCGACGTAGTTTCAAATCCTGAATTTCTGCGTGAAGGCTTTGCTGTGGAAGATTCTATGAATCCTGCGAGAGTGGTTGTAGGATCTAGCTCAGACAAAGCGAAAGACATAATGGCTCAAATTTACCAGCCATTTACCAATACAGGAATTCCTATTATATTTATGGATGAGAAATCATCTGAATTGACTAAATATGCTTCCAACTCATTTTTAGCGGTTAAAATTACTTTTATGAATGAAATTGCCAACTATTGCGAAAAAGTAGGTGCTGACGTTGATAAAGTAAGACTTGGGATGGGAAGCGATGACAGAATCGGGAACAGATTTTTATTCCCCGGAATCGGATATGGCGGAAGCTGTTTTCCGAAAGACGTGAAAGCTTTGATCAGATCCGGAAAAGATGAAGATTTTAATTTCCAGATTTTAGAAGCGACAGAAAATGTCAATATTTCTCAAAAAGTAATTCTGGTTTCAGAAATTGAAAAATACTTTAACGGAAATCTTGAAGGAAAAACAATTGCAGTTTGGGGACTTGCTTTTAAAGCGAATACAGACGACATCAGAGAAGCCTCTTCTTTAGATAATATTGATTTATTACTAAAAAAAGGAGCAAAAGTTGTAGCTTACGATACCATTGCTGAGAAAAATGTACAAAAAATTCTTGGTGACAAAATACAGTATGCAAAAACCATGTATGAAGCCTTGGAAAACGCAGATGCTTTATTTATTGCTACAGAATGGCCGGAATTTAAAAATCCAAACTTTAAACTGATGGCAGAAAAAATGAATAATAAAGTTATTTTTGACGGAAGAAATATGTATCCGTTAGAAACTCCTCAACAGAACGGGTTTTACTACAAATCGATAGGGAGAAAAACTGTTCAGCAAGAGCCAAGTAATAAGTAA